The following coding sequences lie in one Glycine max cultivar Williams 82 chromosome 19, Glycine_max_v4.0, whole genome shotgun sequence genomic window:
- the LOC100779894 gene encoding uncharacterized protein isoform X1, with amino-acid sequence MALETAWYDLVCYGIIGMALLGALWVLEMNEGASRRDFETTFASLLLSRPEDEVVVSVLHRGHVSTPQLWTSCWRGLHPFCLLVTRFLSFVIMLLFLLWDVLAYDASIFFYYTEWTIILVTIYFALGTIVSAHGCWRCFNKPLIHNGAKAEFLRRDVEETMSTNLIASNKLESQYVEEDFQQRAGFWGFIMQTIYQTCAGAAILTDIVFWVWGVIVPFLQNPHLRLSPLTGCMHALNAFFLLLDTSLNNLPFPWFRVSYFVLWSCGYVIFQWVIHAFGFKWWPYPFLELNNKWAPIWYLCLAVIHAPCYGVYYLIVRAKNTILPRLFPQAFLS; translated from the exons ATGGCATTGGAGACAGCATGGTATGACCTTGTGTGTTATGGCATAATTGGCATGGCCTTACTAGGTGCCTTGTGGGTGCTGGAAATGAACGAAGGAGCTTCCCGAAGAGATTTTGAGACCACCTTTGCGAGCCTTTTGTTGTCTCGACCTGAAGATGAAGTGGTCGTGAGTGTGTTGCACAGAGGCCACGTCAGCACCCCACAGCTATGGACAAGTTGTTGGCGAGGACTTCACCCCTTTTGCCTCCTTGTTACCCGTTTCCTTTCCTTTGTGATCATGCTTTTGTTCTTACTCTGGGATGTTCTCGCATACGATGCAAGCATCTTTTTTTACTACACTGA GTGGACTATCATATTGGTTACCATATATTTTGCG TTGGGGACCATTGTATCTGCTCATGGATGTTGGCGGTGCTTTAATAAACCCCTCATTCACAATGGAGCAAAGGCTGAGTTTCTGAGAAGGGATGTAGAAGAGACAATGTCTACAAACTTAATCGCTTCCAACAAGTTGGAAAGCCAATATGTTGAAGAGGACTTTCAACAAAGAGCAGGGTTTTGGGGTTTCATCATGCAAACTATATATCAG ACTTGTGCAGGGGCTGCCATCCTAACAGACATTGTATTTTGGGTTTGGGGTGTTATAGTCCCATTCTTACAAAATCCTCACTTAAGACTAAGCCCA TTGACGGGTTGCATGCATGCGTTGAATGCATTTTTCCTCCTTTTGGATACATCTCTCAATAATCTG CCATTTCCTTGGTTTAGAGTCTCCTATTTTGTTCTCTGGAGCTGTGGCTACGTCATTTTTCAATGGGTCATCCACGCCTTTGGTTTTAAATG GTGGCCATATCCCTTTCTGGAGCTTAATAACAAGTGGGCTCCTATATG GTATTTGTGCCTGGCAGTAATTCATGCCCCTTGCTATGGCGTGTATTATCTGATAGTGCGAGCCAAAAATACGATTCTCCCCAGATTGTTCCCTCAAGCATTTTTGTCATAG
- the LOC100779894 gene encoding uncharacterized protein isoform X2, producing MALETAWYDLVCYGIIGMALLGALWVLEMNEGASRRDFETTFASLLLSRPEDEVVVSVLHRGHVSTPQLWTSCWRGLHPFCLLVTRFLSFVIMLLFLLWDVLAYDASIFFYYTEWTIILVTIYFALGTIVSAHGCWRCFNKPLIHNGAKAEFLRRDVEETMSTNLIASNKLESQYVEEDFQQRAGFWGFIMQTIYQTCAGAAILTDIVFWVWGVIVPFLQNPHLRLSPLTGCMHALNAFFLLLDTSLNNLPQALFYNISCKQMLLFPNRWPYPFLELNNKWAPIWYLCLAVIHAPCYGVYYLIVRAKNTILPRLFPQAFLS from the exons ATGGCATTGGAGACAGCATGGTATGACCTTGTGTGTTATGGCATAATTGGCATGGCCTTACTAGGTGCCTTGTGGGTGCTGGAAATGAACGAAGGAGCTTCCCGAAGAGATTTTGAGACCACCTTTGCGAGCCTTTTGTTGTCTCGACCTGAAGATGAAGTGGTCGTGAGTGTGTTGCACAGAGGCCACGTCAGCACCCCACAGCTATGGACAAGTTGTTGGCGAGGACTTCACCCCTTTTGCCTCCTTGTTACCCGTTTCCTTTCCTTTGTGATCATGCTTTTGTTCTTACTCTGGGATGTTCTCGCATACGATGCAAGCATCTTTTTTTACTACACTGA GTGGACTATCATATTGGTTACCATATATTTTGCG TTGGGGACCATTGTATCTGCTCATGGATGTTGGCGGTGCTTTAATAAACCCCTCATTCACAATGGAGCAAAGGCTGAGTTTCTGAGAAGGGATGTAGAAGAGACAATGTCTACAAACTTAATCGCTTCCAACAAGTTGGAAAGCCAATATGTTGAAGAGGACTTTCAACAAAGAGCAGGGTTTTGGGGTTTCATCATGCAAACTATATATCAG ACTTGTGCAGGGGCTGCCATCCTAACAGACATTGTATTTTGGGTTTGGGGTGTTATAGTCCCATTCTTACAAAATCCTCACTTAAGACTAAGCCCA TTGACGGGTTGCATGCATGCGTTGAATGCATTTTTCCTCCTTTTGGATACATCTCTCAATAATCTG CCACAAGCTTTGTTCTACAACATTAGTTGTAAGCAAATGTTGTTGTTCCCAAACAGGTGGCCATATCCCTTTCTGGAGCTTAATAACAAGTGGGCTCCTATATG GTATTTGTGCCTGGCAGTAATTCATGCCCCTTGCTATGGCGTGTATTATCTGATAGTGCGAGCCAAAAATACGATTCTCCCCAGATTGTTCCCTCAAGCATTTTTGTCATAG